The following coding sequences lie in one Ostrinia nubilalis chromosome 2, ilOstNubi1.1, whole genome shotgun sequence genomic window:
- the LOC135086776 gene encoding retinol dehydrogenase 13-like, protein MPFFSGRCLSGAKLIGKTAIVTGCNTGIGKETALDFYKRGAKVIMACRSLERAEEAKTYIEKACNNLSDTGKLVIMKCDLSSLKSVRECAQEILDTEPQINILVNNAGVMMCPKGETEDGFEIQFGTNHLAHFLLTMMLLPRIRNSTPARIVTVSSKAHTRYGINLEDPNYKNRSYSPAEAYSQSKLANVLFSRELATKLKEHNIDGIHTYCLHPGVIKTELGRHLNESLFWGAQVIIGTVLRPFMKTPELGAQTTIYCAVDEKCADETGLYYSDCVVTKPSKSGLNDEHAKKLWDLSVDLVGLGDFNPFTAQDPGLKK, encoded by the exons atgcctttcTTCAGTGGACGTTGTTTAAGTGGGGCCAAATTGATTGGCAAAACTGCAATAGTGACTGGATGTAACACCGGGATAGGAAAAGAGACTGCACTGGACTTTtacaaaagag GTGCTAAAGTAATAATGGCTTGTCGCAGCCTGGAGAGAGCAGAAGAGGCAaaaacatacatagaaaaagcTTGCAATAATCTTTCTGATACTGGTAAACTGGTGATTATGAAATGTGATCTGTCATCTTTGAAGTCTGTCCGAGAGTGTGCCCAGGAAATCTTGGATACAGAACCACAGATTAACATTTTAGTTAACAATGCTGGTGTCATGATGTGTCCCAAAGGTGAAACAGAAGATGGTTTTGAAATCCAGTTTGGCACTAATCACCTGGCACATTTTCTTCTGACAATGATGCTGCTGCCCAGAATTAGAAATAGCACGCCAGCACGAATCGTAACCGTCTCATCTAAAGCTCATACAC ggtaTGGGATAAATTTAGAAGACCCCAATTACAAGAATAGATCCTACAGTCCTGCAGAGGCATACAGCCAAAGCAAGCTTGcaaatgtattattttcaagGGAGTTGGCTACTAAATTGAAG GAGCATAATATAGATGGAATCCACACATACTGCTTACATCCTGGAGTGATCAAAACAGAGTTAGGTCGTCACTTAAATGAAAGCCTATTTTGGGGTGCCCAGGTTATCATTGGAACTGTTTTACGTCCATTTATGAAGACTCCAGAGCTGGGGGCACAGACTACCATCTATTGTGCTGTTGATGAGAAATGTGCAGATGAAACTGGACTCTATTACAG TGATTGCGTCGTCACAAAACCGTCAAAAAGTGGGTTGAATGATGAACACGCCAAAAAACTATGGGACCTCTCAGTTGACCTGGTGGGACTTGGAGACTTCAACCCTTTCACAGCCCAAGACCCTggcttgaaaaaataa
- the LOC135084168 gene encoding prostatic acid phosphatase-like has translation MLSMEYDNDDHTWRRPSTPKVSQSRCQPIPKRSTTVAVVVLGLAVLSCLLGYCVLSETLPYESKTLRLVVILFRHGARNPTHTYKSDPFKNYQWPDGLGGLTNIGKLQLYELGKKYRNYYANFLNEEYYEKEVYVRSSDVSRCMMSAYTFLAGLYPPTERQMWHPELPWQPIPVHSLPRELDNIVAGTKKCKAWKAMYKELMAEKSADPKFTELFDHLSKHTNQSVHEIVEVDFLYSTLLTQQEAGLKIPEWTRNVFPNKMRMPFMLSLALLSYNETLQRVQVGPLLGEIKRSFSDCVTHTNVDRSLFVVSAHDVTVVSLWRALGRRELLEPEYGASIVLELHEEVEVKSTFFVKAFYRNNTKVEVPTELKLPFCDDPCPYDKFVEHLDKLIPEDWEAECQNIVP, from the exons ATG CTTTCCATGGAGTACGATAACGACGACCACACGTGGCGGAGGCCTTCGACGCCGAAGGTGAGCCAGTCGCGATGCCAGCCCATCCCGAAGCGGTCGACGACGGTGGCGGTGGTGGTGCTCGGGCTGGCGGTGTTGAGCTGCCTGCTGGGCTACTGCGTGCTCAGCGAGACCCTCCCGTACGAGTCCAAAACACTGCGGCTTGTCGTCATT TTATTTCGTCATGGTGCAAGAAATCCTACTCACACATACAAAAGTGATCCATTTAAAAATTACCAATGGCCTGATGGACTTGGCGGCCTAACTAAT ATTGGCAAATTGCAATTGTATGAGCTTGGAAAAAAATATCGGAATTATTATGCAAACTTTTTGAATGAGGAGTACTATGAAAAGGAAGTGTATGTCCGTAGCAGTGACGTGTCACGGTGTATGATGAGCGCATACACTTTTCTTGCTGGATTGTACCCACCCACAGAACGTCAGATGTGGCATCCTGAGTTGCCATGGCAGCCTATTCCTGTTCATTCACTACCTCGTGAGCTTGATAAT ATAGTAGCAGGCACCAAGAAATGCAAGGCCTGGAAAGCCATGTATAAAGAGTTGATGGCAGAAAAGAGTGCTGACCCAAAATTCACTGAGCTATTTGATCATCTGAGCAAACATACAAACCAATCTGTACATGAAATTGTAGAAGTGGATTTCCTTTATAGTACACTTCTAACACAGCAAGAAGCAGGCTTGAAAATACCTGAATGGACCAGAAATGTTTTTCCAAACAAAATGCGAATGCCGTTTATGCTCAGCCTAGCACTGTTATCCTACAATGAAACATTGCAACGTGTTCAAGTTG GGCCGCTGCTGGGTGAAATAAAGCGGTCGTTCTCCGATTGCGTGACGCACACCAACGTGGACCGCTCGCTGTTTGTGGTCTCTGCGCATGACGTCACGGTGGTGTCGCTGTGGCGTGCGCTCGGCCGCCGCGAGCTGCTCGAACCCGAGTACGGCGCCAGCATCGTGTTGGAGCTACACGAGGAGGTCGAGGTCAAGTCCACGTTCTTTGTGAAG GCATTCTACAGGAATAATACCAAAGTTGAAGTACCCACGGAATTGAAGTTACCTTTTTGTGATGACCCCTGCCCTTATGATAAATTCGTGGAGCACCTTGATAAGCTCATTCCTGAAGATTGGGAGGCAGAGTGTCAAAACATTGTGCCCTGA
- the LOC135084180 gene encoding alpha/beta-tubulin-N-acetyltransferase 9 — translation MKFNSNTKIVGTNVLLVPYEKHHVPKYHTWMTNKELQKLTASEPLTLEQEYEMQKSWREDDDKCTFIVLHREKFNETNDEVESMIGDTNIFITDEAEGVGEIEIMIAEDWARRQKLGWQTVVLMLLYGIQHIHLSTFEAKISLSNEISIQMFKKLGFVEKSVSDVFQEVTLEKPVDDDWRAWLLAQCVFEIQAYH, via the exons atgaaatttaatagtaACACAAAAATTGTGGGCACAAATGTGCTACTAGTTCCGTATGAAAAACACCATGTACCAAA ATATCACACTTGGATGACTAATAAGGAGCTCCAAAAACTTACCGCTTCTGAACCTCTAACACTTGAACAGGAATATGAGATGCAAAAATCATGGCGAGAAGATGATGATA AGTGTACTTTTATAGTTTTGCATCGGGAGAAATTTAACGAAACTAATGATGAAGTAG aatctaTGATTGGAGATACAAATATATTTATAACAGACGAAGCTGAGGGAGTAGgtgaaattgaaattatgaTTGCTGAAGATTGGGCTCGGCGACAGAAGCTAGGTTGGCAAACTGTAGTTTTAATGCTACTTTATGGAATACAACACATACACCTGAGCACTTTCGAAGCAAAAATTTCACTTTCTAATGAGATCAGTATACAAATGTTCAAGAAATTAGGCTTTGTCGAAAAATCAGTTAGTGATGTGTTTCAAGAAGTCACGTTGGAGAAACCTGTTGATGATGACTGGAGAGCTTGGTTGCTAGCACAATGTGTATTTGAGATACAAGCATACCATTAA
- the LOC135084244 gene encoding protein canopy homolog 4, with protein sequence MYKVAFYLLFVITRCMSTSDIDVKTEEDVGVKYANRCEVCKILATELQSRLEETGKVHEVLEIGYSLDDVQPKKKMKYQKSELRLIESLEGVCNKILEYNIHKERQDSTRFAKGMSQTFKTLHGLVDKGVKVDLGIPLELWDKPSAEITQMKSQCESLLEENEDAIEDWYWNHQGDVELKIHLCTKHALQGTDDSCLYETLNDKDKGERADKSEL encoded by the coding sequence atgtataaagtaGCATTTTATCTATTGTTCGTTATAACAAGGTGCATGAGTACAAGTGATATTGATGTAAAAACTGAAGAAGATGTAGGAGTAAAATATGCGAATAGATGCGAAGTCTGCAAGATTCTGGCTACGGAACTGCAGAGTCGGCTTGAGGAGACCGGTAAAGTCCACGAAGTACTCGAAATCGGATATTCACTGGATGATGTACAACCTAAGAAGAAAATGAAGTACCAAAAGTCGGAATTAAGACTCATAGAATCATTAGAAGGCgtttgtaataaaattctaGAGTACAACATCCACAAAGAGAGACAGGACAGCACTAGGTTTGCGAAAGGAATGAGTCAAACTTTTAAAACTTTGCATGGCTTAGTTGACAAAGGTGTAAAGGTAGATCTTGGTATACCCTTGGAATTGTGGGATAAACCATCAGCTGAAATCACCCAAATGAAATCTCAATGTGAAAGTCTTTTGGAGGAAAATGAAGATGCTATTGAGGACTGGTACTGGAACCATCAGGGTGATGTAGAGTTAAAAATTCACTTGTGCACCAAACATGCTCTACAGGGCACTGACGACTCTTGTCTTTACGAGACTCTGAACGACAAAGACAAGGGCGAGCGTGCGGACAAGTCGGAACTATGA
- the LOC135084233 gene encoding choline-phosphate cytidylyltransferase B-like isoform X2: MMSAVTVTTTLTNGHVPNGKLETGLNGYRKNGYVKKEQELPSLITAAPFSSDPAAVAERERCHYGRIPRAAALAGAAGRRVRVYSDGIYDMFHQGHARQLQQAKTVFPNVYLIVGVCSDNLTHSRKGRTVMTEDERYEAVRHCRYVDEVVRDAPWEYDEEFLEKHKIDFVAHDDIPYTTEDCEDTYAMIKAKDMFVATQRTEGVSTSDIVARIVRDYDIYVRRNLARGYSAKELNVSFLNEKKFRLQNKMDELKDKGKKVMTNIGEKRVDILTKWEEKSRELIDAFLLLFGPDGRLSSIWNESKGRLMQALSQPPSPRSSPPPSENGDDHEPAHRGSASPPPPKSRRYETLWEPQADASGSERSGDAEAAAQRQLTDDGSDSDEEYQDTSPYL, translated from the exons ATGATGTCAGCGGTGACGGTGACGACGACGCTCACGAACGGGCACGTGCCGAATGGGAAGCTGGAGACAGGACTAAATGGATACAGGAAAAATGGATATGTGAAGAAGGAACAGGAACTACCC TCGTTAATAACCGCAGCGCCGTTCAGCTCAGACCCGGCGGCGGTGGCGGAGCGCGAGCGCTGCCATTACGGCCGCATCCCACGCGCGGCGGCGCTGGCGGGCGCGGCCGGCCGGCGCGTGCGCGTCTACTCCGATGGAATATATGACATGTTCCACCAGGGGCACGCGCGGCAGCTCCAACAGGCCAAAACGGTCTTTCCCAACGTCTACCTCATTGTAGGAG TATGCAGTGACAATTTGACACACAGTCGGAAAGGACGCACAGTTATGACAGAAGACGAGAGGTACGAAGCGGTCAGGCATTGTAGATACGTCGATGAG GTAGTACGGGACGCGCCGTGGGAGTACGACGAGGAGTTCTTAGAGAAGCACAAAATCGACTTCGTGGCGCACGATGACATCCCCTACACCACCGAGGACTGCGAGGACACGTACGCCATGATCAAGGCCAAGGACATGTTCGTCGCCACACAAAGGACAGAGG GCGTCTCAACGTCAGATATCGTGGCGCGGATAGTTCGCGACTACGACATCTACGTGCGGCGGAACCTCGCGCGAGGCTACTCCGCCAAGGAGCTCAACGTGTCCTTCCTCAACGAGAAGAAGTTCCGCCTACAAAACAAAATGGACGAGCTCAAAGACAAAGGGAAGAAG GTGATGACAAATATAGGTGAAAAGCGAGTAGACATACTGACCAAATGGGAGGAGAAGTCGCGGGAGCTGATCGACGCGTTCCTTCTGCTGTTCGGGCCGGACGGGCGCCTGTCCAGCATCTGGAACGAGTCCAAGGGCCGGCTCATGCAGGCGCTCAGCCAGCCGCCCTCGCCGCGCTCCTCGCCGCCGCCCAGCGAGAACGGAGACGACCACGAGCCCGCGCACAG AGGATCAGCGTCACCGCCCCCACCCAAATCACGGAGATACGAAACGTTATGGGAACCACAAGCAG ATGCATCGGGCTCTGAGCGCTCTGGGGACGCGGAAGCGGCCGCACAGCGCCAGCTGACGGACGACGGCTCAGACAGCGACGAGGAGTACCAGGACACCAGCCCCTACCTTTAG